TCAGCAATAATTGTTTCTTTTTCTAATAATGAAGTTTTGATTAATTCTAATAATAATTTATTTTCTGAAATGATTTTTATTGCTATCTTTTTAGCCTCTAAAATAATTTTTCTCACTTCTAATTCTATTTCATGACTAATTTGATTTGAAATAGAAGAGCTTGTAGCTAGAGTTTTTCCTAAAAATGGAGAACCTGATTCATCATGATATTTGATAGGACCTAAATCGCTCATACCAAACTCAGTAACCATTCTTCTAGCTATTGTAGTGGCTTTATTAATGTCATCTGAAGCACCTGTAGAAATATTTTCTTCCCCATAAATAATTTCCTCAGCGGCTCTACCTCCCATAAAACTAGCTATTGTAGCTAATAATTCTTTTTTAGAATAATTATACTTTTCTTGTTCAGGCATCATTAGGTTGTATCCACCAGCTTGACCACGAGGAATAATTGTAATTTTTTGAACCTTATTTCCGCCTGGAATTTTAATTCCCACTACAGCATGACCTGCTTCATGATAAGCAACAGCAGTCAATTCTTCTTGTGAAATTGTTCTTGATTTTTTAGCAGGACCAGACATAACACGGTCAATAGCTTCATCAATAATTTCAAGATTAATTAATTGTTTTCTCTCTCTAACGGTTAATAATACTGACTCATTAATAACATTTTCAAGCTGGGCACCAGAAAAACCAGGAGTTCTTTTTGCTAAATTTGAAAAATTAACATCATTAGAAAAACGTTTTCCTTTTGCGTGTAATTTTAATATTTCTTCTCTTTCTTTAACATCAGGAAGTCCAACAGTAATAACACGGTCAAAACGCCCAGGTCTTGTTAAAGCAGGATCAAGGACATCAGTTCTATTTGTAGCAGCAATAAATAATAAACCGGAATTTTCTTTTATTCCATCCATTTCAACAAGAAGTTGATTTAATGTCTGTTCTCTTTCGTCATGTCCTCCACCAATACCACTACCTCTTGTTCTACCAATTGCATCTAATTCATCAATAAATACAATTGCAGGAGCATTTTTTCTTGCCTCATATATCACTTGTCTCACTCTTTTTGCTCCCATACCAACAAATAATTCAACAAAGCTTGAAGCAGAAACAAAATAAAATGGAACATTTGCTTCACCAGCGGTAGCTTTTGCTAATAATGTTTTTCCTGTTCCAGGAGGACCTCCAAGTAAGATACCTCTTGGCATTCTTGCGCCTGCTTCCTCATAGCGTTTAGGATTTTTTAAATAATCCACAATCTCACTTATTTCTTCTATAGGCTCTTTATTACCAGCTACATCAGAAAACTTTTTATCAGATTTTATTATTTGTGCAGGACTTTTATCGCCAAAAACTCCGCCGCCTTGTCCATTCATTATTTTAGCTTGCGATCTATAAATTAAATATAAAACTAAAACCAATATAATTGTTGGTATTAAAGAAACAACAATTGATAATCAAACGCTTTGTTGAGGCGCAGAAACTGATGAATAACCATTAACAATCCCGTTAACATTTAGCGCATCATATATACTTATTGGATTTTTTTTATCAAGAGATAAATAATTCAATATACTTTCTACATCAGATATTCTTCCGTATGTAATATATATGGCTTCTCTTTGTTTATCAATGTGATGTTTACTTATTATTTCATTAGTAAATGGATTATAGTTTATACTTGTAAAATAATTATCATCGTTATGCTTTGAAGCTTCGACAATTCTTTGAGCTAAATCATTAATTTTTATTTCGGTAGGCGGTACTTTTCTTACAAATGAAAAGTATAAAATTAAACCTATTGTAAATAAAATTAATATACTTAATAAAATAGTAATTTTTTTATTTTTCATAACTTCCTTTCATTTATAAATAAAATTATAAAGTATTTTTTTCTTTTTGTACTAAGCATCCTCTTTTCTTAAAAAGATATTTATTATTAGATAATTTATATTTTTGGGTTCTATTTTTTGAAAGAATAAAATCTTGAATACTATTTATTTTGTTCTTAGATAATTTTATGTCATCATAATTATTATTTATAAATAAATAAATTAAATTTTCTTTCTTTTTTAAAAATTCAAATTCATCTTGCGAGAAATTAAAAAGTTCTCACTTTTTATAATTTTTATTAATAATATATAAGTTAAAACAATTTAAAAAATTAAGAAAATTAAAATAAATAAATAAATAAATTTTTCAAAATTTAGACTTTTTGTTATTTTCTATTCTTATTTCATTTCTAGAATATTTTGGTTCATTATTAGTATAATCAAAATGAAACGGAATACCCTTATTAAGACATTTTTTTGTTATAGTCTTTTTAAAATAAGAAAATAATAATGGTCTATATATATTCATACCAAATAAATTATTTCTTTTTTTAATTCCATAAAACTTTGTATTTCTTTTAGTTTTATAATTAAAAATTGCAGTTTCTAAAAAATCATCCATATTGTGGGCTATTAACAATTTTTCACAATTATATTTTTTATATACCTTAGTAAAAAATGAATATCTTTTTTCTCTGGCTCAACTTTGAAAATTTCCCTCTGTAAAGTCATCTTTTTTAAGAATGAGAAATTCAAAAGGGATATTATAAAGTTCACAAAAATCTTTAACTATTTCAAAATCGATGCCACTATCATTTCTTTGGTTATAATTAACGGTGGCTACAACAATATCCTTATACTTATATTTATTTAACATAAACATACTATCTGGTCCACCGCTAACAGCTAATAAAAATCTTTTATTCATTAATTGCTTTCTTAGTATTAAATTTATTCATAATTGTATTAATATCATTAAAGCCGAAAGTAATTGCTGCATCAGCTGACTTTTCAATTATTTTTTCAATTATTTTTATCTCTTCTTCTGAAAATCTGCCTAAAACAAAATCTTTTAATTCTCCTACATAAGGAATTTTAATTCCTACTTTCAATCTTTTAAAATCATCTTTTTTTAGTTGTTCAATTATATTTTTAACTCCGTTATGGCTTCCACCAGAACCGCCTACCTTAATTGAAGCTCTTCCTAATTCAATATCTTTTTCATCATGGATAACAAAAATATCACTACTGTCAATTTTGAAAAAATCTGCTATTTGATGAACAAAATTACCAGATAAATTCATATATGTCATTGGTTTTGCTATAACTAAATCATCGATTTTTACATATTCACCATTAAATTTAGTTTTATTTAGTGTAATATTTAACTTTTGACAAATTCTATCTATTACTAAAAAACCCACATTATGTCTTGTATATTTATATTTTAAACCTGGATTGCCTAAACCTACTATTAATTTCATATTATTCCTTTAACATTCATAATAAATTAGTGATAATTTTTTTATTATTCAAGAACTCTTTTAGAAAAATTTTTGAATAAATGTTCTCATATTTAGTAAATATAACAAGTTTTTTAATCGCTCTAGAAGCAGCTGTATAAACTAACTTACGAGTTAACATTCTACTATGATCTGGATGAACAACAAAAATAGCACAATTAATTTCACTTCCTTGAAATTTATGAATAGTAATCGCATAAGCTAATTTTACTTCTGTTTTAAATTCATCTTTCGTATATGAAACATAACGCTTCTTACCATTTGTCTCAAATCTAACAACTATTAACTCTTTTTCCTTAGATGTATTATCTTTTTCTATTCTCTCAATAAAGCCTATATCACCATTTGAAACATTTTTTTCATGCTTATTAACTAATTGAATAACTTTATCGTTTTCTTTAAAAATAAATTCATTATCAAAGATCTTATAGGAAAAAATTTCTTTTCCTTCTCTATTAAATTTATTTTGAATAATTTTATTAATTTTGTCAATGCCGTATGAACCTTTATAAATTGGGCATAAAATAACTACATTTTCAACACCGTAAATTTTTACTTTTTCTTCAAATAAAGTCGAAATATCTTTTAAAAAATCATTAAAAATATACATTTCTATGTTTTTTTGTTTTAATGAATTACCATAAAAGTCGCAAAACTTTGTATAAATTGTATTTTTAAACTCACTTAATTTAAAATTTAAATCGTTAATTTTATATTCATCTTTTATAAAATTAACAAGTTGTTCATTATGACTTTCATTTTCAAAGTCACCAATACAATTTATAAAATTAATGTATTCAATAATTTCAGAACTTTCAGAGCGAAAATTTTGTTTTAAATACATTGTTCTAAATTTATTTGAATTTATTAAATCGGTTAATAAATTACCAGGACCAATAGCTGGAAGTTGGTCTACATCACCTAATAAAACTATTTTTTTTATCTTTCTACACATGGAAAGTAATAAATAAAAAACATTAATATTAACCATACTAAATTCATCAATAATTAATATTTTAAAATTATCATATTCTTTAGGGCTTTGATTTATTTTTTCTTCATCGTTAGCAATATTTAAAAAACTATGAATAGTTCTAGAAGTGAATCCATTTTTAAACGAAATATTAGCTGCTGCTCTACCTGTTGGGGCTAAAACTATAAAATCTTCATTATATACATAGCCTTCTTTCTTTAAAGTGTTATAGATATGCTTTATTAAATTACTCTTTCCTGTTCCAGGACCACCCGTAATTATACTAATATTTGAATTTAAAAATGAATAATACGCTTCTCTTTGGTTATCAGATAAATAAGATATTTCATTTTCATCTATCTTTTCTAATGTTACTATTTTTCTTTTACTTATTTTTAATAATGTGCTAGAAATAAACTCTTCTTTTATGTACATTTCTTTTCTACAAATTAAATTATCTATTGCAATTAATTTTCCTTGTTTTACTAAATTATCTAAAAAATCATTTAAAATCGGCTCAGTAACAGCAAAATTTAACTCATTTTGCAATAATGAAATTATTTCATTTTTATCTATATATGTAGAATTATTATCTTCTAATTTAATCATAAGCACGTTTAAATAAGCTTCTAGTCTTTCAAAAGAAGATTCGCTTCATCCTAAAGCTAATGCAAATATATCTATCTCTTTTAATGGGAATTGATTTTCTAAATATAACTTATAAGGATTATTTGATTTATAAAATGTTTTAAAATTTACATCTTTACCATGGAATTCTAACAACTTTAAATATAAATTTTGAAGTTTATTTAACTCAAAAAAGAACAGATCATTATCTATTTCCTCAGTATCACTTATTAAGTTCAATATTTTTTCTTCGTTTTCTTTATAAACCACTAAAATATTTTCTTTTTGTTGTTGATTTAAAAAATCAGCGAAATCTTCATTAAAAATTTCATTTTCT
This DNA window, taken from Mycoplasmopsis cynos, encodes the following:
- a CDS encoding ATP-dependent DNA helicase; protein product: MEKIVLKENEELISGRIIKTLKENKTQGWGLFMVETIEKEKIVIYMSKNIPKIYEDYDFVITKSNRGANNTYILNNYFKVQKKIDKEMELLQYLKKTPKVGFAAIDKINKKYTFKGFYKSIKENEIFNEDFADFLNQQQKENILVVYKENEEKILNLISDTEEIDNDLFFFELNKLQNLYLKLLEFHGKDVNFKTFYKSNNPYKLYLENQFPLKEIDIFALALGWSESSFERLEAYLNVLMIKLEDNNSTYIDKNEIISLLQNELNFAVTEPILNDFLDNLVKQGKLIAIDNLICRKEMYIKEEFISSTLLKISKRKIVTLEKIDENEISYLSDNQREAYYSFLNSNISIITGGPGTGKSNLIKHIYNTLKKEGYVYNEDFIVLAPTGRAAANISFKNGFTSRTIHSFLNIANDEEKINQSPKEYDNFKILIIDEFSMVNINVFYLLLSMCRKIKKIVLLGDVDQLPAIGPGNLLTDLINSNKFRTMYLKQNFRSESSEIIEYINFINCIGDFENESHNEQLVNFIKDEYKINDLNFKLSEFKNTIYTKFCDFYGNSLKQKNIEMYIFNDFLKDISTLFEEKVKIYGVENVVILCPIYKGSYGIDKINKIIQNKFNREGKEIFSYKIFDNEFIFKENDKVIQLVNKHEKNVSNGDIGFIERIEKDNTSKEKELIVVRFETNGKKRYVSYTKDEFKTEVKLAYAITIHKFQGSEINCAIFVVHPDHSRMLTRKLVYTAASRAIKKLVIFTKYENIYSKIFLKEFLNNKKIITNLLWMLKE
- the ftsH gene encoding ATP-dependent zinc metalloprotease FtsH, which translates into the protein MKNKKITILLSILILFTIGLILYFSFVRKVPPTEIKINDLAQRIVEASKHNDDNYFTSINYNPFTNEIISKHHIDKQREAIYITYGRISDVESILNYLSLDKKNPISIYDALNVNGIVNGYSSVSAPQQSVWLSIVVSLIPTIILVLVLYLIYRSQAKIMNGQGGGVFGDKSPAQIIKSDKKFSDVAGNKEPIEEISEIVDYLKNPKRYEEAGARMPRGILLGGPPGTGKTLLAKATAGEANVPFYFVSASSFVELFVGMGAKRVRQVIYEARKNAPAIVFIDELDAIGRTRGSGIGGGHDEREQTLNQLLVEMDGIKENSGLLFIAATNRTDVLDPALTRPGRFDRVITVGLPDVKEREEILKLHAKGKRFSNDVNFSNLAKRTPGFSGAQLENVINESVLLTVRERKQLINLEIIDEAIDRVMSGPAKKSRTISQEELTAVAYHEAGHAVVGIKIPGGNKVQKITIIPRGQAGGYNLMMPEQEKYNYSKKELLATIASFMGGRAAEEIIYGEENISTGASDDINKATTIARRMVTEFGMSDLGPIKYHDESGSPFLGKTLATSSSISNQISHEIELEVRKIILEAKKIAIKIISENKLLLELIKTSLLEKETIIAEEIEYIAKNLELPPKSNEVQEKNEKSLDLDSLIDITKIEN
- the pth gene encoding aminoacyl-tRNA hydrolase, coding for MKLIVGLGNPGLKYKYTRHNVGFLVIDRICQKLNITLNKTKFNGEYVKIDDLVIAKPMTYMNLSGNFVHQIADFFKIDSSDIFVIHDEKDIELGRASIKVGGSGGSHNGVKNIIEQLKKDDFKRLKVGIKIPYVGELKDFVLGRFSEEEIKIIEKIIEKSADAAITFGFNDINTIMNKFNTKKAINE
- the tilS gene encoding tRNA lysidine(34) synthetase TilS is translated as MNKRFLLAVSGGPDSMFMLNKYKYKDIVVATVNYNQRNDSGIDFEIVKDFCELYNIPFEFLILKKDDFTEGNFQSWAREKRYSFFTKVYKKYNCEKLLIAHNMDDFLETAIFNYKTKRNTKFYGIKKRNNLFGMNIYRPLLFSYFKKTITKKCLNKGIPFHFDYTNNEPKYSRNEIRIENNKKSKFWKIYLFIYFNFLNFLNCFNLYIINKNYKKWELFNFSQDEFEFLKKKENLIYLFINNNYDDIKLSKNKINSIQDFILSKNRTQKYKLSNNKYLFKKRGCLVQKEKNTL